The following DNA comes from Enterocloster bolteae.
AGTCCTCGCTGTTTCCAGCAGTATTTTTTTTAAAGACTCCCAGTTTAACATCCTGTACACCAGTACAGACACTATCAGCGCATAAGCCCCTGCCACCGCACCTGCCTCAGTGGGTGTCACCGCGCCTCCATAGATTCCTCCTAAAAGGATGACCGGCGTCAGCAGTGCGGGTATTGCCTTAAATGTGTATGTCAAAAAAAGAGGTATTGTATATTTAGTACCATAAGGATACTTTCTCCTATAGGATACCACCAGACAGTACGCTCCCAAAAATAACGCAAGCATAACCCCCGGCAGCATACCTCCCATAAACAGTGCTCCTACGGAAGCGCCTGTAAGGGACGAGTACAGCAGCATGGTCATACTGGGAGGAAAGATGGGTCCAATTGTAGCGGATGCTGCTGTTATGGCACAGCTGAAACCATCGTCGTACCCCTGGCGCTTCATCTCTGCTATTTCCATGATACCAACGCCGGAAGCATCCGCCATGGCTGAGCCTGTCATTCCTGAAAAGATAAGAGATACCAGAACATTAACCTGAGCCATGCCGCCCCGCATCCTTCCCACGATACCATCTGAAAAGCGGAAAATCATATCAGATATCTTACCTGTATTCATTACATTTGCCGTAAATACAAACAACGGAATGGCTATGATGACATAATTATTCCAATATGCCTCACATATGCAGTTAGGTATCACCCCCATATTCCCTCCTGTAGCCAGCATATATATGACGCCTACAGAAAGCATACCTAACGCAATGGGCATACCTGTAAGGAATATCATGGCAAAAGCCGCTAAAAACACAACAATTCCTATATTCATACTATCTTTCCCCCTCTCTACCCTGATTGCCCCCGCTTCTGCCGGAACCACCCTCTTATATCCCTGTACAAATCCGCGAAGGAATAACACATCACACCAAAAACAAGGATTATGATTGGAAAGAAGTAAAATTTAACCGGAATTTTTAAGGATGGACTAACGGTTCTGTATTTTACAATATATTGAACTGTGGGCTTCATCAAAATTCCATATGTGACGCCCATGAGCAAATTGCGAAAAATCCTTAACCACCTCTGACCGTCTTGCGGCAGTAAATCATATATCATAGTGAAATTTACATGTTTATTCAGCCTGCGCACATAACATGCTCCTAACAGAACAGTCCATATGTAAGTCGCTACCTGTACCTCCGTCCCCCACGCCGGGGGACGGTTCAGTATATACCTGGAGAAAACAGAATACACAAATGCCAGGAAAAGAGCTGAAAATGTAATAACCGGAATAAAAACTTCCACAAAATCCCTTATTCTTAGAAATAACCATTTAATCTTCGCTCTCATTGCATGCCTCCTCTCATCCTGGCGGCCTATTTGATTATCTCGTTAAAAATATCCATGTTCCAGTTTTTCTCGTTGTCCGGATTGGAAAGATAGTATTTGAATGCGTACTCCTTAAATGCATCCTTATCTGGTTCCTGCAGATTAATCCCATACTTTTCTACACATTCATCCAATATTTTCGCTTCCTCAGCCATCACATCCTGGTTATTCTGTTCAACAGCCTCCCTTATAACCTGCGTCAACAGTTCCTGCTGCTCTGGAGTCATATTCTCCCATTTATCACCATTAACACACACCAGATTGGCTGTTATCATATGGTCTGTCATGACAATGCTCTTTGACACCTCCTGCATAGCATTTGCATACGAAGACAGAATGATATTCTCCTGGGCATCCACAGTACCTGTCTGCATGGCAAGATATGTCTCGCTGCTGTCAAGGGGCGTGGGCTCCGCGCCGATTGCCGTCCCCATGTCAAGGAATGACGCTGAGTTTGGCATACGGATTTTTACTCCTTTTAAATCCTCAGGGGTCTGTACTGTAAGTGAGCCGTCTGAAATCCATACATCACGTCTTCCCAGGTAAAACGGGGCGATTACTTTAACGTGAAATTCATCCCAAATCTGATCCTGCACCCATTTTCCAACCTCCCCCTGCGTGTCCAATACCTGCATCATATCGTCCACGTCATCATATAGGAACGCAATATCAAACATATTTGCCCACAGCGCTCCATTGTCATAGAAATATCCCAGCTGAATGAATCCTATATCAATATTTCCATCCAGGAGAGCCCCCAACTCTGCACTGGACTTAAAAAGGGTGGCGCTGTCATAATGTTCAAACTGAAAGTTTCCCCCGCCCTTTTGTTCTGATACCTCGGATATCCTGGACTGCAGAAGCTGGGTCGATGCTCCGGGCAGCTGGGAAGTGGATGTAATCAGCTTGACCGCATCTTTGCCAGCCGTATCCCCGGCAGAAGTTTCTGTTGTCTGTGTCCCGGATGTCTGGTTTTCGTCCACCTGGGCTGCAGATGTCTGGCTCCCCGCTGCCGACTCCTTTTTCCCGGAACTGCATGCCGCCAGAGAGACTGTTATGAGTGCTGCTATTGCCAGAACAGATAACCTATTTTTATTTATCATATAGTAACCCTTCCCCTCTTAATTTTTTAAGAATTAGCTTTTATTATCTCAATATGTTCTCTTGCCCGTTTCTCGATCTCTTTATAATCTTTCTTCTCAATCAGGTCATTGGTCAGAAAGGCCCTTGTCCCAAATGCCTTTATCCCTGCCTTAAGGAATTGCGGAATCGTATCAAGACTTACATTGCAGGTAGCCTGCATGGGGATATGCCCCAATGGTCCCATAAGGTACTTCACATGGTTTATATCGTCTACTATATACAGCTTCACTATATCTGCTCCGCAGTCCCTGGCGTGAACAATCTCTGTGGGAGTCATGGCACCAGGTATGGATACCATATCTAATTCCTTTGTGCGCTTGATAACCGCATCGTTTGAGTTTGGCGATACGATGTAACCAGCTCCCAGACGGCAGGCCAGTTCCACCTGGTCCACAGTCAGGACAGTTCCCGCGCCCATACACACCCGGTCACCCACAGCAGCCTTTACGGCCATCATCTGTTCCTCAAAATATGCCTCAGGATCATCCTTGCAGTGATTGTAGGTAATTTCGATAAACTTAACTCCCCCATCAGCCAGGGCTCTGGCCACATCTGCGGCATCTTCCGTGGGAACCCCCCGGAAAATTACGATTAACTTTTCCTTTTCAATTCCTGCAAGTACTTCATTTCCACCCATGTCAAATTCCTCCTGTTATATTTTTTATTGTCAAAAACGTACAATAACGGCATGATTTATTATGCACTTTTTTTATTCTCCCCTCCTATACGGAGAGGGGGTTTTCTTTTATTTTGACATATTGTATATTTTTGATATTTATAGTATACTTTAACATAAGCATAATTACTAATTCTTTTTTCCGGATTCTATTATCGAGAAAAACGATAATTTTCAGAGAGGTGTTGTAAATGAATACACGGCAATTAGAATATATTCTTGCCATCGCGGAAGAAAAAAATATTCTCCGGGCTTCGGAGAAACTTTTTATATCCCAATCTACACTGAGCCAGACACTGATTAATTTAGAAAAAGAGCTGGGCACGCCGCTCTTTATTCGTAATCAGAGAGAGCTTGCCATAACCGAGGCAGGCCAGTATTACATTGAGGCGGCCAGAGATATTATGCATATAAAAGAACAGGCATATGATAGGATACGCAGTATCTCTGTTACGGGTAAAGAACGTTACCGCGTGGGGATATCTTCCCAGGAAGGAATGGAACGTTTTTTGACTGCCTCCGGTCTTTTTCAGAAAAAATACCCTGGTGTGGAACTATATGCCACAGATGAAAGTACCAAAAATCTTCTGAAAAAATTAAACATGGGGCAGCTTGCTTTAATTATTACCTCCCTGGATTCCCTGCAAAAAATCACCCTTCCTTATAAAGTACTCAACCGTGAAGAAATCCTTCTATTGGTTCCCAGGACTCTTCCATACAAAATATGGGGCGAAAACCGCCGTCTTAAGTGGGAGCTGCTTAAAAACGAACATTTTATTCTATCCAAGCAAAACTCAACCATGCGCAGTATTACGGACCATATATTCAAACAGCTGGGGGTTAACCCTGATATTGTATGTGAACTGGACAATACCTCAGCCACCATACATATGGTAGCTGAGGGTACCGGTCTTGCCTTTTTGCCCAGTGGTCTTAAAGTTGAGAATGAACAGATCCGTTATGTATCCCTGACACCTAAAGTCTATCGGTATCAGGTAGTTATCTACCAGGAGGAAATGTCCCAGAACCCCAAGATGACTGATTTTATTGATCTGCTCTGAATTGATCTGTTTCGTCACTTTTTTCTAAAACACGCTCTCGCATTTTCAACAAATTCCGCGTTATTAATTTAACTTTTATTGACTATTTTGCCCATATTTGTTAGGTTAGTCTTTATGGATACACATTATTTCAGAAAACGGACATAAGGAGAATAAAGCATGGAAATCACCAGCCAACTGACCGCCGAGGAAAAGAGGGCTATCATCCGGGACAACGGAGGGGACAAGGAACACCTTCTGGCTATCCTCTATGAGCTGCAAAACGCCTCAGGCTACAACTACATTGATGAGGAAACTGCTGCATTGGTGGCAGAGGAAGTGGGAATGAATCCCACACGGGTATATGACATCATAACATTTTATGCCATGTTAAAGACAGAACCAAAGGCCAGGTACGTGCTGAAGGTATGCAACAGCACTCCATGCCATTTCTCCCGTTCTGAGGAAATCGCACAGATTCTGAAGGAGGAGCTGGGTGTGGGCATAGGCGAAACCACAGAGGACGGCGTCTTTGCCTACCACTATATCCCCTGTGTGGGAGCCTGCGACATAGGGCCTGTCATCAAGGTTAAGGACACGGTATACGGGAATCTGGACCGCCGGAAAATACGTCAGCTTCTGGCTGACTTAAGGTCCGGTAAACGCAATCAATAATTGGGGGAGAACACTTACATGGAAATACAAGAATCTGTTTTATTAAGACGCGTGGGCAGAATGGACCCTGTATCTGTCCCTGAGTTTGAAGCTCTGGGAGGATTTTCAGGCATACGCAAGGCTCTGTCCATGGAAAAAGAAGAAATCCTGGAAGAAATCAGCCGCTCCAACCTAAAGGGCAGGGGCGGCGCCGGTTATCCTGCCGGGCGGAAATGGAAAAGCTTATACAGGATCGAAGGGGATACAAAGTATATTGTATGCAATGCGGACGAAGGAGAGCCCGGCACCTTTAAGGACCGGGTGCTGCTGGAAGAAACGCCCCTGAGCGTCATAGAAGGCATGCTCATTGCGGGATATGTATTCGGCTCTAAACAGGGTTATATCTACATACGCGGAGAGTACCGCAGGATACAGAAAATTTTTGAGACAGCCCTTGAAAATGCAGAGGATGCGGGATACCTGGGAAAAGATATCCTGGGAGTTCCGGGCTTTGATTACAGCATCACCGTGGTTTCCGGAGGAGGAGCCTATGTATGCGGCGAGAATTCCGCCATGCTCAACTCCATTGAAGGGAAAACAGGGCGTCCCAGAATCAAACCGCCTCATCTGGCCGAAGTAGGTCTGTACGGCAAACCCACCCTGGTCAACAATGTGGAAACGCTGTGCTGCGTGCCCATCATCCTTGAGGAGGGCAGCCAGAAGTTCCTTTCTTACGGCACAACTGAAAGCGGCGGCACCAAACTGGTATCCATAAGCGGTCATGTCAAAAACAGAGGCGTGTTTGAGGTGGGCCTTGGCATTTCCCTGCGCCAACTGATAATGGATGAGAAATACGGCGGGGGCACGTCTACAGGCAGAAAACCCGGATTTTTCCACATGGGCGGCCAGTCCGGCCCCATCGGCTTTCCCGAACAGCTGGATACACCCTATACATATGAGACCCTGGCTCCTAAGGGGCTGGCAGTGGGTTCCGGCGCCATTGTGGTCCTGGACGACAGTGTCTGTATCGTGGAATATATACAGAAGGTCTTTGAATTCTTTGTCCATGAGTCCTGCGGAAAATGCACTCCCTGCCGTCTGGGCACGACCCGTATTCTGGAACTCCTCACGGATTTCGTGGAAGGCAGGGCTAAGGACGGGGATGTGGAGCGCCTGGAATACATGGCCCGGCAGGTGTCCCAGCTTTCGGCCTGCGGCCTGGGCCAGTCTGTGAATGTTGCCCTGATGTCTGCCCTCCGCCACCGCAGAGGCGACTTTGAAGCACATATAAACGGAGGCGCCTGTCCTGCGGGAGCCTGCGCATGTCATGAAAACGGGAGGAATAAAGCATGTCTCACCATATAGATCCGGATACCAGGATACATATTGAAATTGACCATATACCATGCGAGGTGGCGCCGGAGACCACCATACTTTCAGCTGCCGCCGGGCTGGGAATCCAGATACCCACCTTGTGCTATATGAAAGAACTGGCTCCTGACGGCTCCTGCCGCATGTGCGTGGTGGAAGTAGACGGCGGGCGGAAAAAAGGGCTTGTCACTGCCTGTTCCGAGCACTGCACTGAAGGCATGGTCATTTCCACCCGCTCAGAAAAGGTGATGGAAGCCAGGCGCTTTGTCCTGGACCTCCTTATGAGCAACCACCGGGAGCACTGCTTCTCCTGCCCTCAGAACGGCTCCTGCAAGCTTCAGGATTACTGTATGGAGTACGGCGTGGAGTATACCAGCTATGACAGTGGAAAGCGGGTAAACGCCCCAAAGGATACGTCCAATCCATTCTTTGAATACAATCCGGAGCTCTGCATCATGTGCCGGCGCTGCGTACGGATATGCGAAGAGCTGCAGTGCAGAAACGTAATCAGCCTGAAGGACCGCAGCTTTGATACCATCATCACCACTGCCTACGGCAGGCCCTGGTCTGAGACCACCTGTGAATCCTGCGGAAACTGCGTTTCCCACTGTCCCACAGGAGCCCTGTCAGCCAAGGACCACAAAAAGTACCGCAGCTGGGAGGTCAGGAAGGTCAGGACCACATGCCCCCACTGCGCCACCGGCTGCCAGATGGATCTGCTGGTCAGGGACAACCGCATCGTGGGCGCAGAACCGGCTGACGGGCCGTCCAACCACAATCTGCTGTGTGTAAAGGGCAAATTCGGTTCCTACAAATTCGTGGGTTCCGGCGACCGTCTGACCCATCCCCTCATACGAAGGAACGGGCAGCTTGAACAGGCATCCTGGGATGAAGCCCTGGATTACATGGCAGAACAGTTCAGGGAAATCCAGAAAAAGTACGGCAATGACGCTATCGCCGGTTTCTCCTGTTCAAGAGCACCCAACGAGGACAATTTCGTGTTCCAGAAAATGATGCGCGCTGCCTTTCGCACCAACAACGTGGATAACTGCGCCCGTATCTGCCACTCTGCCTCTGTGACCGGTCTTGCCATGACCCTTGGTTCCGGCGCCATGACCAATCCCATTGCGGATATTACAGGGGATGTGGATGTGATTCTCCTTGTAGGCTCCAATCCAACCGAAGCCCATCCCGTAGCAGGCACTCAGATACGCCGCGCAGTCAGGCGGGGCACCAAACTGATTGTGGTGGATCCCAGGAAAATTGACCTGACAAATGACGCGGCCCTGCACCTGCAGATAAAGCCGGGCACTAATGTGGCCTTTGCCAACGGTATGATGCACATTATATTAAAGGAAGGCCTGGCTGATATGGATTTCATATCCTCCCGGACAGAAGGCTTTGAAATCCTGGAACAGATTTTAGAGGATTATCCCCCTGAGAAGGTGGCCCAAATCTGCCACATCCGTCAGGAGGACCTGATACAGGCTGCCCGGATGTACGCAGGCGCCCGCAAGGCGCCCATCATATACTGTCTGGGCGTAACAGAGCATTCCACTGGCACAGAAGGCGTCATGAGCCTTTCCAACCTGGCCATGATGACCGGTAAACTGGGCAGGCCAGGCTGCGGCATCAACCCGCTGCGGGGCCAGAACAATGTACAGGGCGCCTGCGATATGGGATGCCTGCCAACAGATTTCCCCGGCTACCAGAAGGTGGCCAACCCGGACGTCATCCACAAATTCCAGACAGCGTGGAGCGTGGAATTAAATACCAGGCCCGGCCTTACCTCCACCGAGGTTTTCCCGGCAGCCATAAAGGGCAGCATAAAGGGACTGTATATCTTTGGCGAGGACCCAATCGTGACTGACCCGGATACAGGACATATTGAAAAAGCATTAAAGAGCCTGGATTTCCTGGTGGTCCAGGAACTTTTCATGACAGAGACAGCTGCCTACGCTGACGTGGTTCTTCCGGGCGTCAGCTATGCTGAAAAGGAAGGCACCTTCACCAACACGGAGCGCCGTCTCCAGCGGGTCCGCAAGGCTGTTGAACCAGCGGGGCTGGCAAGGGATGACATACAGATATTCTGCGACGTTATGGGCAGGATGGGATATCCCTGCCATTATGACAGCGCAGCCCAGGTCATGGATGAGATAGCCTGCGTAACCCCGTCCTACGGCGGAATCAGCCACGCCAGGCTGGATGCGGGTGAGAGCCTGCAGTGGCCCTGTCCCTCCAAAGATCATCCGGGTACGCCCATTCTCCATGCGGGCAGATTCTCCAGAGGGCTTGGATATTTCTATCCCGCTGTTTACAAGGAATCCAGGGAGCTTCCGGATGAGGAGTACCCAATCCTGCTGACCACAGGGCGCATGCTCTACCACTATAACACCCGTGCCATGACAAAACGGACCGAGGGCCTGAATGAAATCTGCAGCGAATCCTATATCGAGGTCAACGAGGAGGATGCTAAGGTCCTTGGCATCAGCCATGGAGACAAAGTACTTGTGTCCTCCAGACGCGGCCGGATTACCAGCACCGCGCGGGTGGGACAGAAAGTCAGCCCGCAGGAGGCCTTCATGACCTTCCACTTCGCGGACGGCAATGTGAACCGGATTACCAACGCTGCGCTGGACGACCTGGCGAGAATCCCAGAATATAAAGCCTGCGCAATCCGAATCCAAAAAGCGTGATGGAAAGGAATATAAACATGATGGAATTCACGAAACAGTATCCTGTCATACGGTATGAAGACGGCAGGGAAACGCCTTCCATGGACGAAGTGCTGGCGGAATGTTCCCTAAACGTCCATATCAACGGCCGCTGCACCGAAGTCCTTCACTGTATTCCGGAATATCTGGAGGAGATGCTCTTAGGCAGGCTTTATACCTCAGGCGTCATCTCCTCCCCTGAGGATATAATGGATTTAAGCATCCGTCCGTCTCTTAACCGGGCGGATCTGAAAATCCGGGAAACGGACCGCACCATGGTCCGCCTCCCGGATTTACACATCTGTCCTGATCACATACTCTCTCTGTCACAGCACCTTCTGGATGCCTCGGAGCTGTTTCGCAAAACCGGCAATGTCCACAGCGTAATGCTGTGCCGTGACTGTGCGGTCCTTTACATGACAGAGGACCTGGACCGAAGCCGGGCCTTTGAAAAAACAGTGGGCCGCGCCTTAAAGGACCGTGTGGATTTTGCAGGCACCAGTGTATATACCACAGGCCGGATTCCGCGCCCCATTGCAGAAAAGGCCATATGGGCAGGCATACCTGTCATTGTATCCCGCTCCGCACCCACAGACCTTACCCTGGAGCTGGCTGCTGAATACAATCTGACTGTCATCGGATTTGCCCGCAGAAACAGAATGAATATCTACCGTACATCCCGGGATGGTTCAGCCACCCCTTCTTAACCGTCCCCTGTCATGCCAGATATGTAATCACAGGAATGGTGAGCACGGACAGGATGGAGGTCAAAGCAATGCTTTTGGCCGATATCCTTCCATCCGTGGCGCCATATTCCTTCTCAACCAGCATAACCACGCTGCCCACCGGCATTGCAATCAAAAGAATAAAAATTCCATAAGAAACCTTGTCAACAGGCAGCATTCTCATAAACGGTATGCAGACTGCCGGTATGACCAAAAGGCTGATAAAGGCAAAGAGAAGCTGCTTTTTGTCTGTTACCAGGGACTTTAAGTCCGACTGGGCCACCATGATGCCCACAGTCATCATGGATAAGGGCACTGCCGCGTTTCCCATGCTGTCCACAAAATCAGCTGCCGGCTCCGGCACCCTTATGTGAAAGGCAAATATAAAAATTGCCGTGATACAGGCGCCCATTCCGATATTGAGCATCTTCTTCCAGGGAAGCCCGGCCCGTTTTGCCGCTTCCTTTCCAGCGTCTTCGCAATCATCCCTTGTCCCCATAGCCAAAAGTATGCCGTAAGAATAAACCAGAAGATTATAACCAACAATATAAAATGCCACGAATATTACAGCCTCCTCACCGTACAGGCTGCGCACCAGCGGGATTCCCATAAACCCCAGGTTGGGAAATATCATCATGAGACGGTAGCTGTTTACCTCCCCCGGCAGAAGCCTCATCATCTTTGTGAACAGACGGCTCAGGACAATGAGCACCAGAAAAAACACGGCCACCAGAACCAGGTTCTCTGCTACCATGCGGGGACTGTATGTGATTTTCTTATTCAGTACTCCGGATATGATGAGACATGGGTTAAAGATATTAATGATAACCGAGGACAGGCTCTTAGAGCCGGACTGTGAGACTATGTGCGCCTTAAAGGCAATAAAACCTGCCAACATCATAAAAAACAAAACCAGCATCTGCCCGGCAATGATTCCTGCGTTCATTTCTATTACCTGCTTTTTATCTTGATTGTTCCATTGTAGCTGATTCCATTCTTATTTTCAATCATTACTCCATAAATTAGGTTGAGCCGGTAAGAAAGGCCCTCTGCCAATCCCACCGGCTTATTATGTATGGTATCTATATTAAAAGCTCTGACTGCTTGTTTATGTCTTATAGTATACCGGCTATTTGTGTCTTAAGTTTGACTGATTGGTAAATTGTTTCTAAAGAGGCTTAAGAAAATATAACAGAATCTTTTGAATTTCTTGTGT
Coding sequences within:
- a CDS encoding TRAP transporter large permease, coding for MNIGIVVFLAAFAMIFLTGMPIALGMLSVGVIYMLATGGNMGVIPNCICEAYWNNYVIIAIPLFVFTANVMNTGKISDMIFRFSDGIVGRMRGGMAQVNVLVSLIFSGMTGSAMADASGVGIMEIAEMKRQGYDDGFSCAITAASATIGPIFPPSMTMLLYSSLTGASVGALFMGGMLPGVMLALFLGAYCLVVSYRRKYPYGTKYTIPLFLTYTFKAIPALLTPVILLGGIYGGAVTPTEAGAVAGAYALIVSVLVYRMLNWESLKKILLETARTVGTVSITVGCASVIVYISTLERIPTLLGGFIMGITDNRYVFLLICNIMFLILGMIFDNNTITLVFIPMIYPLVQGFGIDPVHFGVMFVINMMIGMVTPPYGPLLFVTSAISETPLKDIIKEILPMIAVMIAFLLVITYIPDVVLVLPKIFLNY
- a CDS encoding TRAP transporter small permease, which gives rise to MRAKIKWLFLRIRDFVEVFIPVITFSALFLAFVYSVFSRYILNRPPAWGTEVQVATYIWTVLLGACYVRRLNKHVNFTMIYDLLPQDGQRWLRIFRNLLMGVTYGILMKPTVQYIVKYRTVSPSLKIPVKFYFFPIIILVFGVMCYSFADLYRDIRGWFRQKRGQSG
- the dctP gene encoding TRAP transporter substrate-binding protein DctP; this encodes MINKNRLSVLAIAALITVSLAACSSGKKESAAGSQTSAAQVDENQTSGTQTTETSAGDTAGKDAVKLITSTSQLPGASTQLLQSRISEVSEQKGGGNFQFEHYDSATLFKSSAELGALLDGNIDIGFIQLGYFYDNGALWANMFDIAFLYDDVDDMMQVLDTQGEVGKWVQDQIWDEFHVKVIAPFYLGRRDVWISDGSLTVQTPEDLKGVKIRMPNSASFLDMGTAIGAEPTPLDSSETYLAMQTGTVDAQENIILSSYANAMQEVSKSIVMTDHMITANLVCVNGDKWENMTPEQQELLTQVIREAVEQNNQDVMAEEAKILDECVEKYGINLQEPDKDAFKEYAFKYYLSNPDNEKNWNMDIFNEIIK
- a CDS encoding bifunctional 4-hydroxy-2-oxoglutarate aldolase/2-dehydro-3-deoxy-phosphogluconate aldolase; translation: MGGNEVLAGIEKEKLIVIFRGVPTEDAADVARALADGGVKFIEITYNHCKDDPEAYFEEQMMAVKAAVGDRVCMGAGTVLTVDQVELACRLGAGYIVSPNSNDAVIKRTKELDMVSIPGAMTPTEIVHARDCGADIVKLYIVDDINHVKYLMGPLGHIPMQATCNVSLDTIPQFLKAGIKAFGTRAFLTNDLIEKKDYKEIEKRAREHIEIIKANS
- a CDS encoding LysR family transcriptional regulator, encoding MNTRQLEYILAIAEEKNILRASEKLFISQSTLSQTLINLEKELGTPLFIRNQRELAITEAGQYYIEAARDIMHIKEQAYDRIRSISVTGKERYRVGISSQEGMERFLTASGLFQKKYPGVELYATDESTKNLLKKLNMGQLALIITSLDSLQKITLPYKVLNREEILLLVPRTLPYKIWGENRRLKWELLKNEHFILSKQNSTMRSITDHIFKQLGVNPDIVCELDNTSATIHMVAEGTGLAFLPSGLKVENEQIRYVSLTPKVYRYQVVIYQEEMSQNPKMTDFIDLL
- a CDS encoding complex I 24 kDa subunit family protein; the protein is MEITSQLTAEEKRAIIRDNGGDKEHLLAILYELQNASGYNYIDEETAALVAEEVGMNPTRVYDIITFYAMLKTEPKARYVLKVCNSTPCHFSRSEEIAQILKEELGVGIGETTEDGVFAYHYIPCVGACDIGPVIKVKDTVYGNLDRRKIRQLLADLRSGKRNQ
- a CDS encoding complex I 51 kDa subunit family protein; protein product: MEIQESVLLRRVGRMDPVSVPEFEALGGFSGIRKALSMEKEEILEEISRSNLKGRGGAGYPAGRKWKSLYRIEGDTKYIVCNADEGEPGTFKDRVLLEETPLSVIEGMLIAGYVFGSKQGYIYIRGEYRRIQKIFETALENAEDAGYLGKDILGVPGFDYSITVVSGGGAYVCGENSAMLNSIEGKTGRPRIKPPHLAEVGLYGKPTLVNNVETLCCVPIILEEGSQKFLSYGTTESGGTKLVSISGHVKNRGVFEVGLGISLRQLIMDEKYGGGTSTGRKPGFFHMGGQSGPIGFPEQLDTPYTYETLAPKGLAVGSGAIVVLDDSVCIVEYIQKVFEFFVHESCGKCTPCRLGTTRILELLTDFVEGRAKDGDVERLEYMARQVSQLSACGLGQSVNVALMSALRHRRGDFEAHINGGACPAGACACHENGRNKACLTI
- the fdhF gene encoding formate dehydrogenase subunit alpha → MSHHIDPDTRIHIEIDHIPCEVAPETTILSAAAGLGIQIPTLCYMKELAPDGSCRMCVVEVDGGRKKGLVTACSEHCTEGMVISTRSEKVMEARRFVLDLLMSNHREHCFSCPQNGSCKLQDYCMEYGVEYTSYDSGKRVNAPKDTSNPFFEYNPELCIMCRRCVRICEELQCRNVISLKDRSFDTIITTAYGRPWSETTCESCGNCVSHCPTGALSAKDHKKYRSWEVRKVRTTCPHCATGCQMDLLVRDNRIVGAEPADGPSNHNLLCVKGKFGSYKFVGSGDRLTHPLIRRNGQLEQASWDEALDYMAEQFREIQKKYGNDAIAGFSCSRAPNEDNFVFQKMMRAAFRTNNVDNCARICHSASVTGLAMTLGSGAMTNPIADITGDVDVILLVGSNPTEAHPVAGTQIRRAVRRGTKLIVVDPRKIDLTNDAALHLQIKPGTNVAFANGMMHIILKEGLADMDFISSRTEGFEILEQILEDYPPEKVAQICHIRQEDLIQAARMYAGARKAPIIYCLGVTEHSTGTEGVMSLSNLAMMTGKLGRPGCGINPLRGQNNVQGACDMGCLPTDFPGYQKVANPDVIHKFQTAWSVELNTRPGLTSTEVFPAAIKGSIKGLYIFGEDPIVTDPDTGHIEKALKSLDFLVVQELFMTETAAYADVVLPGVSYAEKEGTFTNTERRLQRVRKAVEPAGLARDDIQIFCDVMGRMGYPCHYDSAAQVMDEIACVTPSYGGISHARLDAGESLQWPCPSKDHPGTPILHAGRFSRGLGYFYPAVYKESRELPDEEYPILLTTGRMLYHYNTRAMTKRTEGLNEICSESYIEVNEEDAKVLGISHGDKVLVSSRRGRITSTARVGQKVSPQEAFMTFHFADGNVNRITNAALDDLARIPEYKACAIRIQKA
- a CDS encoding formate dehydrogenase accessory sulfurtransferase FdhD, with the protein product MMEFTKQYPVIRYEDGRETPSMDEVLAECSLNVHINGRCTEVLHCIPEYLEEMLLGRLYTSGVISSPEDIMDLSIRPSLNRADLKIRETDRTMVRLPDLHICPDHILSLSQHLLDASELFRKTGNVHSVMLCRDCAVLYMTEDLDRSRAFEKTVGRALKDRVDFAGTSVYTTGRIPRPIAEKAIWAGIPVIVSRSAPTDLTLELAAEYNLTVIGFARRNRMNIYRTSRDGSATPS
- a CDS encoding AEC family transporter; this translates as MNAGIIAGQMLVLFFMMLAGFIAFKAHIVSQSGSKSLSSVIINIFNPCLIISGVLNKKITYSPRMVAENLVLVAVFFLVLIVLSRLFTKMMRLLPGEVNSYRLMMIFPNLGFMGIPLVRSLYGEEAVIFVAFYIVGYNLLVYSYGILLAMGTRDDCEDAGKEAAKRAGLPWKKMLNIGMGACITAIFIFAFHIRVPEPAADFVDSMGNAAVPLSMMTVGIMVAQSDLKSLVTDKKQLLFAFISLLVIPAVCIPFMRMLPVDKVSYGIFILLIAMPVGSVVMLVEKEYGATDGRISAKSIALTSILSVLTIPVITYLA